The window atctagtggtcggAATAAAGATGCAGCGCCCCGTTTAAGGCTGGGGGGGGTTGAAGGTGGCACCTGTGCAGCCACGGCCTGGAGCAGGTGACCTGAGGAAGCGCGAGCTGCAGGGGGACAGACGGGACACGGCGTCCCTCCACATGCTAGATTGCACAGCGTCGCCGGGGCCTGTTTTTGACGTCCCGACAACAACGAGGAGGAACGCGGAGCAGCGAGGTGATGAATGAGGCTCCTTCCAGTCCGCTGGGATCCGCCGTCCTTCAGTGTGCAGAGAAATAAGGACGCGGCTTTGCTAGGTTGTCCTCCGTCAGTGTGAAGGTTTTAAAGACAGAACCGTTGATGAACCCGGTGCTCAGGGAGAGCTAGCAATGCTAACACCAACACCATCACGTTCCGTCTTTAGATGAAGCCGACATTGATTTACACTAACGATTTACACGCACGTCCAGCCCATAAAACATTAATATCAGATACTGGGGTCATGTGACATGTACAGAACATACGTGGGACGCTAAATGAGCAGCCGCCATGCAAACGACGACACGTGGTCCGGTCTGTCCGGCAGAGTCCAGCACCCAGAGGGGGACGGGATCACTCGATAAAGATGTCCTCCGTGGGACAGAAGACGCCCACGTGTTCTCTGTAATACTGCTGGAACGCCCTCCTGCGGAACGCCAGAGCACAGGTTCAGTTACCTTAGCGGGCGCGGCCAACAGCGGCGGCGCGCTAACAACGTTAGCTTTGGTGACGGGGTTATTGCTGTGTGTCCAGTGTCCCCTCTGGTCCCGCTGCTGCCTGGGGGGCCGTCGGGGAGCCTGCTTTATTGCTAGCGCTAGCGCTTTTTCTGCGTGTCATTGACGGCTAAAGTCAAACAGCTAATTTGGACTTTGGCCCCCCCCGTGACGGGGCCCCACATGCACAGATCAGATGTCCCCAGAGCAAAGGGGCCACTGGACCCTGGACCAGGGTCACGCTCACCCGACAGACTCCGCCAGGGGACTCAGCGTCGTCTCCGACACCATCACGTGGCAGGCGAAGCGCTGCTGCTCGGGATGCTTGGTGATGAACCCAAAGTACCTACGGTggaggttagcattagcattagcgttagcgctAGCGTTGGGGTGTTAGCATTCTAACTCACTTGCTGTGTTTCGGGTGGCAGCCGCAGAACGAGATGTTCTTCAGGTGAAAGAAGTGGAAGCACTGGTCgccctgagacacacacacacgcacgcccacacacacacacaaccacgcacacacacgcacaggtcCAGTTTAACCACCATGACTCCACACTTCTGATGCTAGCCTGatgttagcctgatgctagcctgATGTTAGGCGGTTCTGTTCAGCACGTCCTACCCTGTGAGCCGAGTGGCACCGGTCCTGCACGCTGATCTTCACGCCCCTCACGCTGACCTCCAGCACGCAGGCGGAGGGGGGCTGGCTGGACAGCTGCCGGTTCCCGACCACCTGGACCACACGGACCACATTACTGACTCAGCAGATCAAAGAACATTTCTTCACACGCTAAAGCTTCTGAGCTTTCTGAGGAGGATTAGGCCAGAGATTAACCCCGGGGCTGGTTCTGACGGGTTCTGACGGGTCCAGCAGGCACGTGTGTGGCTCCGTCCTCTCTAGGCTCCAGTACTCACCTCTGACCAGACGGGTCAAAAAGGTTCTGAGAGGAGAGACCGACTAGAACATTCCTGAGGTGCTCACGTGTCACGCTGCGCCTCACCTCAGGGGCCCATTTGgacctcctggtcctgctggacAGCTGGTCTCTCTAGAACCGTAATATTTCCCCCCACAGCTGTAAATTTCCATCCTAAAAGTCCTTTTTGTGACGGGGCCAAGAATGAAAGCTTCAGAAGATCAAAGCACcaaagcagaagctgctgtgacCTCTGGAGGTTCTGACAGAACCAGAGCAACGGTGCCGGCGTTCCTCAGAACCGTTGCTGGTCTCATGGAGCGGCTGTTTGGgttaaagaagcagagaaacctgGTTTCAAAGGAAAAGGTTGGAAGGTCCAGGAGGTTCTCGTCTACCTTCTGCATGGCGGCACAAAGCACACTGTTGCCTTTGTGGACGGGGACCTGGACCGAGCCCAGGAACCGCACCAGGAACTGTTCTGTCCAACCTTCTTTCAGGGCtgagacagaagagcagaagagaggaacTTCAGAGGCCGTCCACCAGGGTTCCTTCCAGTTTCAGCCTGTCTCACCTGGGTTCGGCTCCTGGGTCACCTCCACCGTGTAGAAGGCCGGGAAGATGCCGGTGGAGCCGCTCCTCATGTTGTAGCCGTGGCACCACAGGTCCTCCGACTGGTCCATGATCAGCACCGGGTCGTCTATCTCCAGGTACAGCTCGTCCTCGTGTCGAGGGACAAACCTGGAGAAGACAGGAGCAGCCGTTGTTGCGAGCGGTCGACGTGTTAGCGCGCGTTAGCACGCGTTAGCGTAGCCACCTGTAGACGGCCCGGTGGCTCTGCTGCCGCTCGGCTCCATCCAGCACGCAGGAGAACAAGCCAAAGGAACCGGCTCCTGGAGGACACGAAGCACAGTCAGAAGCTCAGGACCTGCTAAAGGCTACAGACAGACGCTACAGACGCTACAGACGCTAACAGACGGGCCTCTACGGTACCGACCCGCGGCGCTGTACTGGCCGCTCCCTTTGGCGAACAGATTGAGGAACTTCCTGCTCCGGTacgctctccctcctctggactCGTCGTCCTCCGAGGCCGAGGTTGAGGTGGAGGTTGAGGTCATCTTGGGCTGTTTGCAGACCCGGgccaccacctccctcctcctcttcacctcctcctccctcctcctcttcacctcctcctccctcctcctcttcacctcctcctccctcctcctctcctcctcgtactccgggtcctcctcctcgttggcCGACTGATAAACCGTCTCCGTGTCGCTGTCCTCGTTGTGCTTGTTggggtaaccatggaaacagtcCTTGAGGCTGACCAGCTCCAGCCGGGCGTGCTCGTCCACCACCAGGGTGTACTTGACGGCATCGTAGCACAGCCCTGCTGCCGACTGGCTGGTGGCCCCCCCCCTGCCCggcctccaccccccacccggCGCCGGagccctccaccacctcagcgccgccccccccccccctgcgtCCACCTCTGACTTGGTAGAGTCCATCTGCGTCTCTCCGTCCTCCAGGGGACGGCGGCTTGGACCCGTCTGGAAGACGGCGCAGGGTGTGGGGTCGCCCTCGCCCTCCTCTTCTGTGATGTCGGGGTTCAGGGGGTGGGGCCCGCCTGGCTGCGGGGGCCCTGGTGGGGGCCCTTCTGTGTCTGAGCCCAGGGACATCCTGTTGGACCCTCCTTCGCTGCTGGACCTGGAGAGCGCTGGCACACTGTCCGGGGGCCTGTCGTGGTTCTGACCTGAGGACAGGAGACAAGGAGAGCAGCTGAGAGAGGAACGTGGGTCACGTCAGGgcagaccacccccccacctagaaccacctgccagagccagaccacccccccacctagtaccacctgccagagccagaccacccccccacctagaaccacctgcccgagccagaccacccccccacctagaaccacctgccagagccagaccacccctccacctagaaccacctgcccgagccagaccacccccccacctagtaccacctgccagagccagaccaccccccccacctagaaccacctgccagagccagaacacccccccacctagtaccacctgccagagccagaccacccccccacctagaaccacctgcccgagccagaccaccccccccacctagaaccacctgccagagccagaccacccctccacctagaaccacctgccagagccagaccacccccccacctagtaccacctgccagagccagaccacccccccacctagaaccacctgcccgagccagaccacccccccacctagaaccacctgccagagccagaacacccccccacctagtaccacctgccagagccagaccacccccccacctagaaccacctgcccgagccagaccacccccccacctagtaccacctgccagagccagaccaccccccccacctagaaccacctgccagagccagaccacccccccacctagaaccacctgccTGGGCTCTACCTGCTCCGAGCCCCTGGACGCTCACCTTGGGTTTGGGTCTTGTCCTGGTTCCTGGGTGCTACGGGGGTGCGCGGGACCACCATGGCGGTCAGGTAGACCTCCTGGCTGCAGGCCGGGTTATTtgccctctgccccccccctctgtggGCCCCTTTAGCGCCCCCTTTCCCGTCGGCTCCGCGGCTCTTGGGTCCGTTGGCTTCCCTCAGCCTTGAATGTCCACTCCTGTCTTTGTCCCTGGTCTTGAACTCCTCGCACAGTCGtcctccttttctgtcctcccttccTGCCGCCCCGTCCTTCCGTCTCACGTCCCCCTCCCTCGCCGCcgtccctcctctccccccccctcttgcCGGGGCGGCTCCTCCTGCTCCGGCTCTCCTTTGGGTCCTGGCTGTGCCGGAGGACGGAGGGTTCGTGGCCGGCGGCGGCTGTTTCTCCCGTGTCCGCACACGTGCGTCTGAGGCGCCGGTTCTGCCGTTGGCGCCATTGGCGGGCGGTTTGGGGGCCGGGCGCCGCGTCACATGTCGGACTTTGTCTTCGGCCTTGGCCGGCGGTTTCCCGTCACCTGACACACAAGAGGTTTAAGCATCAGATTATGGTGGATTATCAAAGTCTTTACAGGACTGGAGCAAAGGTCCTGGGTGGTTTCGTTCTGGGGTGGTTGGgccggtccaggaggtccaggaggtccaggaggtccaggaggtccagaggtTCTGCCTACCTGTGATCTGTGGCGACGCCTTCCAGCTGTCCTTCTTGCCTAAAGAGTTGTTGTTGATGGAGTCCTGGACAATCACAGAGACACAAGCAGACTGAGAGGCAGCGAGGAGATGTTTCCTCACCCTGGAACCTGCGGTTGTGGTTCAGCCCAAAACATGAGAAACATCTAGAAGAGACAAGCTTCCTCCCCCCAGCTCAGGCAGGAGATCCTGGAGCAGCTGTCAGGACCCGAGCGAACACACCAACATGTTCTGCACACATGACAAACTCTGGGAAGCTCCATCAGACCAAGGAGGAGGTTCCTGGGACGGTTCCTGGTCCAACTcagcaggaggaacacagtGTAAGCAGAagtcctccatctctgctcctcaggtCGGTGGTCCGTCAGGACCCAGCAGGAGCTTCTGGGCCGGAGGCTCACGCCCACACAACCGGGAGTGAACCTCCTGCGAAGATcaaattagcttagcatttcGCTAATGTGTCCCAATGAAGGCAACATGAAGCTCAGTTTGACACAAGTGACGTTTTTATTTTAACGATGGAAATGTTACGAAGGTAACTGAGCGCGTTCCTGCGCAGCTCCGCCTCCTTTAGCCGTAGCTTTAGCCTGTATTagctctgctccacaggcgCTTTCATTCAGACAACGATCTggggggttcaaaggtcaaaggtttccAGCATCACTGGGATCCTTCTCCAAACCACAACACActagtttgacctttgaccttaaagATCTAATCGGCTGAGACACCTCCAGACCAGGAGGTCCTGGGGCTACAACTGCTGCTCGTTCCTCATGTCCACCGTGGGGACAACGAGACCTGGTGGGCTGAGCCGCGGCGTCCAACAGGATGCTAACGGCAGGCCCGAACGTCTCATCCTGAAGAGTCACTCTGGTGGAAACGATGTCAAAGTGAGTGAGTCAAATAATTGTTAGTTATTAATTCAGTGCGAGAACTTCCTGGCCCGCTAGCCACACGCTACAAGTTAGCACCTGTACGTGCTAGCTCTCGTGTCAACACATAGATGTAAATCTGGAAACTGATTCTGCTCACAGACGTGGTCAGAGGTGACGCGGCGGTTGGCTCCTGTCAGGAAGCTGCTCTGATCCTCATGCTAGCATCAAGCTAGCTAAtggacaggtgaggaagacTCGGCATCCTCAAACTCCTAAAAACTCCCAGCCAACTAAAATAAAGCAGGTAAGCCAAACCACATTAGCACGAGGCAGCTTCACCAGGAAGCTAACTGCTGACGGAAGCTAACTGGAAGGTCAACAGTTGTGTCTTGTTTTGAGGACCAGAGCAGGGATCCAAGCACCAGTCCACCATCTTGtgaaggaggtgaaggagctCCGGGGGGGTTGTGGATGCTCTGACAcaccgatg is drawn from Takifugu rubripes unplaced genomic scaffold, fTakRub1.2, whole genome shotgun sequence and contains these coding sequences:
- the LOC115248386 gene encoding C-Jun-amino-terminal kinase-interacting protein 1-like — its product is MDKHRPKRPTSLDLFPRRQTQTGSQDSINNNSLGKKDSWKASPQITGDGKPPAKAEDKVRHVTRRPAPKPPANGANGRTGASDARVRTREKQPPPATNPPSSGTARTQRRAGAGGAAPARGGGRGGTAAREGDVRRKDGAAGREDRKGGRLCEEFKTRDKDRSGHSRLREANGPKSRGADGKGGAKGAHRGGGQRANNPACSQEVYLTAMVVPRTPVAPRNQDKTQTQGQNHDRPPDSVPALSRSSSEGGSNRMSLGSDTEGPPPGPPQPGGPHPLNPDITEEEGEGDPTPCAVFQTGPSRRPLEDGETQMDSTKSEVDAGGGGAALRWWRAPAPGGGWRPGRGGATSQSAAGLCYDAVKYTLVVDEHARLELVSLKDCFHGYPNKHNEDSDTETVYQSANEEEDPEYEEERRREEEVKRRREEEVKRRREEEVKRRREVVARVCKQPKMTSTSTSTSASEDDESRGGRAYRSRKFLNLFAKGSGQYSAAGAGSFGLFSCVLDGAERQQSHRAVYRFVPRHEDELYLEIDDPVLIMDQSEDLWCHGYNMRSGSTGIFPAFYTVEVTQEPNPALKEGWTEQFLVRFLGSVQVPVHKGNSVLCAAMQKVVGNRQLSSQPPSACVLEVSVRGVKISVQDRCHSAHRGDQCFHFFHLKNISFCGCHPKHSKYFGFITKHPEQQRFACHVMVSETTLSPLAESVGRAFQQYYREHVGVFCPTEDIFIE